One window from the genome of Pseudonocardia hierapolitana encodes:
- a CDS encoding Gfo/Idh/MocA family protein gives MDGTPRVALLGLHGFGRVHLDGLLRLAATGAVRVAGLADPRPPAPDALERVRALPGGADVPVLADAATLLEQVRPDVTIVSTPIHTHLPLARLALGVGSHLFLEKPPTASMEQFRDLSAEVTAAGRVCQVGFQSLGSHTLAHAARLVADGAVGRVRGVGVHGAWVRERSYFTRAAWAGRMELDGLPVTDGALTNPFAHATASALRVAGVPDDADITVELERYRVASPESDDTAAARLTVAGTPIVVAVTLCAAEQRPPLIVVHGEQGRLELEYTTDTLTGRTADGTPVTGPPGRTVLLDNLVAHLADPTVPLLAPLASCAPFMHLLEAVRRDGPARPMPPGAVTEIDGRPVVVDADETMRRCAEELALFSELPAPRPVVRG, from the coding sequence GTGGACGGGACCCCACGCGTCGCGCTGCTCGGACTGCACGGCTTCGGGCGGGTGCACCTCGACGGCCTGCTGCGCCTCGCCGCCACCGGCGCCGTGCGGGTGGCGGGGCTCGCCGACCCGCGGCCGCCCGCGCCCGATGCCCTCGAACGGGTGCGGGCACTGCCCGGCGGCGCGGACGTGCCGGTGCTCGCCGACGCGGCCACGCTGCTGGAGCAGGTCCGCCCGGACGTCACGATCGTCTCCACCCCGATCCACACCCACCTCCCGCTGGCCCGGCTCGCGCTCGGCGTGGGGTCGCACCTGTTCCTCGAGAAGCCGCCCACGGCGTCGATGGAGCAGTTCCGAGACCTCTCGGCCGAGGTCACCGCAGCCGGGCGGGTGTGCCAGGTCGGGTTCCAGTCGCTCGGCTCGCACACCCTCGCGCACGCGGCCCGGCTCGTCGCCGACGGCGCGGTCGGGCGGGTGCGCGGGGTTGGGGTGCACGGCGCGTGGGTGCGGGAGCGCTCCTACTTCACCCGCGCGGCCTGGGCCGGCCGGATGGAGCTGGACGGCCTGCCGGTCACCGACGGCGCGCTCACCAACCCGTTCGCCCACGCCACCGCCTCCGCCCTGCGCGTGGCCGGGGTACCCGACGACGCCGACATCACCGTGGAGCTGGAGCGCTACCGCGTCGCATCCCCCGAGAGCGACGACACCGCGGCGGCCCGGCTCACCGTCGCCGGGACGCCGATCGTCGTGGCCGTCACGCTGTGCGCCGCCGAGCAGCGGCCCCCGCTGATCGTGGTGCACGGCGAGCAGGGCCGGCTGGAGCTGGAGTACACCACCGACACGCTCACCGGCCGCACCGCCGACGGCACCCCGGTCACCGGGCCGCCCGGCCGCACCGTGCTGCTGGACAACCTGGTGGCCCACCTGGCCGACCCGACCGTGCCGCTGCTCGCCCCGCTCGCCTCGTGCGCGCCGTTCATGCACCTGCTGGAGGCCGTCCGCCGCGACGGACCGGCGCGCCCGATGCCGCCCGGCGCGGTCACCGAGATCGACGGCCGGCCGGTGGTGGTCGACGCGGACGAGACGATGCGCCGGTGCGCCGAGGAGCTCGCGCTGTTCTCCGAGCTGCCGGCGCCACGGCCTGTCGTCCGCGGCTGA
- a CDS encoding MFS transporter, which produces MSTGAMSTDLRAVLDDGPMHRFQWTAVAVCVLLNMLDGFDVLVMAFTGRAVSAEWGLSGSQLGLLLSAGLVGMAAGSLFLAPLADRIGRRPMILACLGIASAGMLLSAVSQSAVQLGLLRVLTGVGIGGILASSNVIAAEYASRRWRGMAVSLNSTGYALGATFGGLLAVVLIAGFGWRSVFLFGGVATLLAIPVVLAGLPESLDFLLTRRPARALDKVNAMARRLGRPAMAELPAGGESTAPGAGAGFRALLAPALRRPTLLLWASFFLVMAGFYFVTSWTPSLLVEAGLSATEGLTGGTLLNLGGIFGTTLLGALAARWALRSVLMVYLLATAALLALFVGVLGSLGAAFATGALIGLFVNGCVGGLYALTPIVYDAGVRTTGVGTAIGIGRIGAIVSPTLAGALLDLGWTPESLYLAFGVVFVATAGLLLLLRTDTRVK; this is translated from the coding sequence ATGAGCACCGGAGCCATGAGCACCGACCTGCGCGCCGTACTGGACGACGGCCCGATGCACCGCTTCCAGTGGACCGCCGTCGCGGTCTGCGTCCTGCTGAACATGCTCGACGGGTTCGACGTGCTGGTCATGGCCTTCACCGGACGCGCGGTCTCCGCCGAGTGGGGTCTGTCGGGCTCACAGCTCGGTCTGCTGCTGTCGGCCGGGCTGGTCGGCATGGCCGCCGGATCGCTGTTCCTCGCCCCGCTCGCCGACCGCATCGGGCGCCGACCGATGATCCTGGCCTGCCTGGGGATCGCCTCCGCAGGCATGCTGCTGTCGGCGGTCAGCCAGTCGGCCGTGCAGCTCGGGCTGCTGCGCGTGCTGACCGGTGTCGGCATCGGCGGGATCCTGGCCAGCAGCAACGTCATCGCCGCCGAGTACGCATCCCGCCGCTGGCGCGGCATGGCCGTCAGCCTCAACTCCACCGGTTACGCGCTCGGCGCCACGTTCGGCGGCCTGCTGGCGGTGGTGCTGATCGCGGGCTTCGGCTGGCGATCGGTGTTCCTGTTCGGCGGCGTCGCCACCCTGCTCGCCATCCCGGTCGTGCTCGCCGGCCTGCCGGAGTCCCTGGACTTCCTGCTCACCCGCCGGCCGGCCCGGGCCCTGGACAAGGTCAACGCCATGGCCCGCAGGCTCGGCAGGCCCGCGATGGCCGAGCTACCCGCGGGCGGCGAGAGCACCGCGCCCGGGGCCGGTGCCGGGTTCCGCGCCCTGCTCGCCCCGGCCCTGCGCCGCCCGACACTGCTGCTGTGGGCCTCGTTCTTCCTGGTCATGGCCGGGTTCTACTTCGTGACGAGCTGGACGCCCTCACTGCTCGTCGAGGCGGGCCTGTCGGCAACCGAGGGCCTCACCGGAGGCACCCTGCTCAACCTCGGCGGCATCTTCGGAACAACCCTGCTCGGTGCCCTCGCCGCCCGTTGGGCCCTGCGTTCGGTGCTCATGGTCTACCTGCTGGCCACCGCGGCCCTGCTGGCCCTGTTCGTCGGGGTGCTGGGCTCGCTCGGGGCCGCGTTCGCGACCGGCGCCCTGATCGGCCTGTTCGTCAACGGATGCGTCGGTGGTCTCTACGCCCTCACCCCGATCGTCTACGACGCGGGCGTGCGCACCACCGGCGTGGGCACCGCGATCGGCATCGGTCGCATCGGCGCCATCGTCTCCCCCACCCTCGCCGGCGCGCTGCTCGACCTCGGTTGGACGCCGGAGAGCCTCTACCTCGCGTTCGGTGTCGTCTTCGTCGCCACTGCGGGGCTGCTGCTCCTCCTCCGCACCGACACCCGCGTGAAGTAG
- a CDS encoding alpha/beta hydrolase family protein, with the protein MWVWGHDDFDTFIEFVDDVHLDGVVERIRVPLLIAHGANDRQIPLEYAHRSYAQAVRSPKRELRIFTAEEGGAEHIGLDHLPHVSAFIADWVARSFND; encoded by the coding sequence GTGTGGGTGTGGGGCCACGACGACTTCGACACCTTCATCGAGTTCGTCGACGACGTGCACCTCGACGGCGTCGTCGAGCGCATCCGGGTGCCGTTGCTCATAGCCCACGGCGCGAACGACCGGCAGATCCCCCTGGAGTACGCCCACCGCTCCTACGCGCAGGCGGTCCGCAGCCCCAAGCGGGAGCTGCGGATCTTCACCGCCGAGGAGGGCGGTGCCGAGCACATCGGCCTCGACCACCTGCCGCACGTCAGCGCGTTCATCGCCGACTGGGTGGCCCGGTCTTTCAATGATTGA
- a CDS encoding TetR/AcrR family transcriptional regulator, with protein sequence MPDDVDAPLERRERILDAAERVFAESGYHGTTLRQVAAAAGVKLSLIGYHFPSKLALYVAVFARRQQVNEERLRLLREIDDVTAPDGLDRIVAAFMDPVIALAEEGAWYRRLVLREAADPSSMQRPVIRELFDPMAREFIAALRAALPGKPAGFYEWSYLFAVGALTQSAFDDRIGNLSDTPPPTSNTELLRRFITAGWRYG encoded by the coding sequence ATGCCCGACGACGTCGACGCGCCGCTGGAACGGCGGGAGCGGATCCTCGACGCCGCCGAGCGCGTGTTCGCCGAGTCCGGCTACCACGGCACCACGCTCCGGCAGGTCGCCGCGGCCGCCGGGGTCAAGCTGTCGCTGATCGGCTACCACTTCCCGTCGAAGCTCGCCCTCTACGTCGCCGTCTTCGCCCGGCGCCAGCAGGTCAACGAGGAGCGGCTGCGACTGCTCCGCGAGATCGACGACGTCACCGCACCGGACGGGCTGGACCGGATCGTCGCGGCCTTCATGGACCCCGTGATCGCGCTCGCCGAGGAGGGCGCCTGGTACCGGCGGCTGGTGCTGCGCGAGGCGGCCGACCCGTCGAGCATGCAGCGCCCGGTGATCCGCGAGCTGTTCGACCCGATGGCGCGCGAGTTCATCGCCGCGCTGCGGGCCGCCCTCCCCGGCAAGCCGGCCGGGTTCTACGAGTGGAGCTACCTGTTCGCCGTGGGTGCCCTCACCCAGAGCGCCTTCGACGACCGCATCGGCAACCTGTCCGACACTCCCCCTCCCACCTCGAACACCGAACTGCTCCGCAGGTTCATCACGGCGGGGTGGCGGTACGGCTAG
- a CDS encoding MFS transporter → MRRTRWVVLGGSFLAYMFDAMEIILLSLALPAIREDLQLSPAQGGLLATATLLGIGLSSVLAGYVSDNFGRKTALIASLTTFGVFTAALAFVPSFELFMLLRFVAGFGLGGVWGVVSAYVVETWPSESRGRAAAFVLSSFPIGGVVAAVLSGVFLPDWRLMFFVAGAGVVLPLLVVIPLFPESSAWTEARAADPGGRVSVAEIFAPDVRRRTVVATLVAGLALTGWWGGSTWLPTYLATDRGIPTATVAVFMTVLNLGMFVGYNVFGLIADRIGRRSAIILSLLGVAVTLPLYALTANQTALLWFGPLFAFFAAFTGLFGSYIGELFPTRIRTTGAGFCFNVGRGVSAFAPFGLAAVAGIIGLSGGLLVCAAFFAAAGLLTFLLPRSGVPAAIPERTA, encoded by the coding sequence ATGCGACGGACGCGGTGGGTGGTGCTGGGCGGGAGCTTCCTCGCCTACATGTTCGACGCGATGGAGATCATCCTGTTGTCGCTGGCGCTCCCGGCGATCCGCGAGGACCTGCAGCTCAGCCCGGCGCAGGGTGGCCTGCTCGCCACCGCGACGCTGCTCGGCATCGGGTTGTCGAGCGTGCTCGCGGGCTACGTGTCCGACAACTTCGGCCGCAAGACCGCCCTGATCGCCTCGCTCACGACGTTCGGGGTGTTCACCGCGGCGCTGGCGTTCGTGCCGAGCTTCGAGCTGTTCATGCTGCTGCGGTTCGTCGCCGGGTTCGGCCTCGGGGGAGTGTGGGGCGTGGTGTCGGCGTACGTCGTCGAGACGTGGCCGAGCGAGTCGCGCGGCCGCGCCGCGGCGTTCGTGCTGAGCAGCTTCCCGATCGGCGGGGTCGTCGCGGCCGTGCTGTCCGGGGTGTTCCTGCCCGACTGGCGGCTGATGTTCTTCGTCGCGGGCGCCGGTGTGGTCCTGCCGCTGCTGGTGGTGATCCCGCTCTTCCCGGAGTCGTCGGCGTGGACCGAGGCCAGGGCCGCGGACCCGGGCGGCCGGGTCTCCGTCGCCGAGATCTTCGCCCCCGACGTGCGCCGCCGGACGGTCGTCGCCACGCTCGTCGCCGGGCTCGCCCTCACCGGCTGGTGGGGCGGTTCGACCTGGCTGCCGACCTACCTGGCCACCGACCGCGGCATCCCGACGGCGACGGTGGCAGTCTTCATGACCGTGCTGAACCTCGGCATGTTCGTGGGGTACAACGTGTTCGGTCTGATCGCGGACCGCATCGGCCGCCGCTCGGCGATCATCCTCTCGCTGCTCGGCGTGGCCGTCACGCTCCCGCTCTACGCCCTCACCGCCAACCAGACCGCGCTGTTGTGGTTCGGGCCGCTGTTCGCCTTCTTCGCGGCGTTCACCGGCCTGTTCGGCTCGTACATCGGCGAGCTCTTCCCCACCAGGATCCGTACCACCGGTGCCGGCTTCTGCTTCAACGTCGGCCGCGGGGTGTCGGCGTTCGCACCGTTCGGGCTCGCCGCGGTGGCCGGGATCATCGGTCTGTCCGGCGGTCTGCTGGTGTGCGCGGCGTTCTTCGCCGCCGCCGGACTGCTGACGTTCCTGCTTCCGCGTTCCGGAGTGCCCGCCGCCATCCCTGAGAGGACCGCATGA